The nucleotide sequence GTAGCGATCATAGCTGTTTCGCAGTTCCTTCTCGGCTTTTTTTCGTTCCGTCAGGTCGCGCGTTACCTTCGAAAAGCCAATATGAATACCCTGGGCATTATAGATAGCAGTAATGACTACATTGGCCCAGAACACACTGCCGTCCTTTCGAATCCGCCAGCCTTCTTCTTCATATTTGCCTTCGGCTCTGGCCACTTTCAATTCGTGCGAGGGCTTGCCATTGAGAATATCTTCCTCGGGATAAAAAATAGAGAAGTATTTACCGACAATCTCTTCGTTCGTATAGCCATTAATTCGCCGGGCGCCTTCATTCCAGTTGATGATCCTGCCTTTTTCATCCATCATGAAAATACCATAATCGGTCACCTGCTGCACCAGAGACCGGTATTGTTCTTCGCTCTGGCGAAGGTTTTCTTCGTTTTCCTTACGCTCGGTCAGGTCCCGCGTTACTTTCGAGAAGCCAATAAGCTTATTCTGCTCGTTGTACAGCGCCGTAATGACTACGTTGGCCCAGAAAACAGAACCGTTTCTTTTGACCCGCCAGCCTTCTTCCTCATACCGGCCTGTTTCAATAGCTATCCTGAGTTCTCGCGCTGGCTTCTGACTTTCCAGGTCTTCGGCGGTGTAGAATGTAGAGAAGTGCCGGCCAATAATCTCATTGGCCGAGTAACCTTTTATCCGCCGGGCCCCTTCATTCCAGGTCAGAATATGCCCGGTGGTATCCAGCATAAAAATAGCATAGTCTTTGACGCCTTCTATCATCAGGCGATACCGCTCTTCGCTCTGACGAAGCTCCAGTTCAGCCTGTTTTTTTTTCCGACCTGTCCCGCAGTGTGCAGCAGTAGCCAATCGGCGCTTTTTGTTCATCATACAGGCAGGAGAGTATGTGTTCGCCCCAAAACTTTGTTTTATCCTTTCTGAACTTC is from Spirosoma taeanense and encodes:
- a CDS encoding sensor histidine kinase codes for the protein MMNKKRRLATAAHCGTGRKKKQAELELRQSEERYRLMIEGVKDYAIFMLDTTGHILTWNEGARRIKGYSANEIIGRHFSTFYTAEDLESQKPARELRIAIETGRYEEEGWRVKRNGSVFWANVVITALYNEQNKLIGFSKVTRDLTERKENEENLRQSEEQYRSLVQQVTDYGIFMMDEKGRIINWNEGARRINGYTNEEIVGKYFSIFYPEEDILNGKPSHELKVARAEGKYEEEGWRIRKDGSVFWANVVITAIYNAQGIHIGFSKVTRDLTERKKAEKELRNSYDRYRVLANELKQTNSELSVANEELEQFTSIVSHDLQEPIRTIKSFLQLIDLKISQQQDEKLKTYIQKSLHAANRMKELIQNLLQYSQVSKATFSRETVKLDELLDEVLQNVKTSVESSQARITIETQVASVYGNRTQLMQLVQNLVSNSLKFRADEDPQILIRCLKEKDQVKFAVSDNGIGIDKDDLEKIFEVFRRLHTEKDYPGTGIGLAICKRIVDRHGGQIWPESIPGKGTTFYFTLNQATTEGLLVS